Proteins encoded by one window of Alkalinema sp. FACHB-956:
- the prmC gene encoding peptide chain release factor N(5)-glutamine methyltransferase, which yields MAMFPFSVSGADLEQWRKAALAAAIEAQVEPSELDWFLQAVANLDRLTLRLNLVAQQPSVGLRVPFATLQTQWQQRLHDRVPLQYLVGLAPWRHFELRVTPDVLIPRPETECVIDYVQTAIAQNPTLAEGDWVDLGTGSGAIAIGLADLMPQARIHAVDLSAAALAIAQQNAERLNLRDRIQFYQGSWFAPLPNLQGQLKGMVSNPPYIPSQEVLALQPEVVRHEPHLALDGGMDGLDAIHDLIQTAPAYLQSGGVWLVEMMAGQGDAVVEALAQQGDYCKIALLKDLEGVDRFAIAERR from the coding sequence ATGGCAATGTTTCCTTTTTCGGTGTCCGGTGCGGATTTAGAACAGTGGCGCAAAGCAGCTCTGGCGGCGGCGATCGAGGCGCAGGTTGAACCCAGCGAACTGGATTGGTTTTTGCAGGCTGTTGCGAATCTCGATCGGCTCACCTTGCGGTTAAATTTGGTGGCTCAGCAGCCTAGCGTGGGTCTGCGCGTACCCTTTGCAACGCTACAAACCCAGTGGCAGCAACGCCTGCACGATCGTGTTCCCCTGCAATATTTGGTGGGATTGGCCCCTTGGCGTCACTTTGAATTGAGGGTTACGCCGGATGTGTTGATTCCGCGTCCGGAGACGGAATGTGTGATTGATTATGTGCAAACGGCGATCGCGCAGAATCCAACGTTGGCGGAGGGCGATTGGGTGGACTTGGGGACGGGCAGTGGGGCGATCGCGATCGGACTGGCGGATCTCATGCCCCAGGCACGCATTCATGCGGTGGATCTCAGTGCGGCAGCGTTAGCGATCGCGCAACAAAATGCTGAACGGTTGAATTTGCGCGATCGTATTCAGTTTTATCAGGGATCTTGGTTTGCGCCGTTGCCAAATCTACAAGGTCAGTTAAAGGGAATGGTGTCTAATCCGCCCTATATTCCCAGTCAGGAGGTTTTAGCGCTGCAACCGGAAGTAGTGCGCCATGAACCCCATTTGGCCTTGGATGGCGGTATGGATGGGTTGGACGCGATCCATGATTTAATTCAAACGGCCCCGGCCTATCTCCAGTCAGGGGGAGTGTGGTTGGTGGAAATGATGGCGGGACAGGGGGATGCGGTGGTGGAGGCGTTAGCCCAGCAAGGGGACTATTGCAAAATTGCTCTACTCAAAGACTTGGAAGGGGTCGATCGATTTGCGATCGCGGAACGGCGTTAA
- a CDS encoding DUF29 domain-containing protein, producing the protein MQSEVKVKQPSLYDTDYQLWLDQTVAQLKVKDFSQIDLENLIEEIESLGRSDKRAISSYLMRLCEHFLKLRYWESERERCFRGWKLEVANFRLQMQAILKDSPSLKNHLRDNFLLEYRNARKLFLNASELEARLIPEEPEFTLEQVLDEDWLPWQPA; encoded by the coding sequence ATGCAATCTGAAGTGAAAGTCAAACAGCCATCGTTGTATGACACTGATTATCAGCTTTGGTTGGATCAAACGGTTGCCCAGTTGAAAGTCAAAGATTTTAGCCAAATTGACTTAGAAAATTTAATTGAGGAGATCGAGAGCTTGGGGAGAAGTGACAAACGAGCCATCTCTAGCTACCTGATGCGGTTGTGTGAACATTTTCTTAAGCTGCGGTATTGGGAATCTGAGCGAGAACGGTGTTTCCGAGGTTGGAAGCTTGAGGTTGCTAACTTCCGTTTGCAAATGCAAGCCATACTCAAAGATAGTCCCAGCTTGAAAAATCATCTTCGTGACAACTTTTTGCTGGAGTATCGCAATGCTAGAAAACTGTTCCTCAACGCAAGTGAGTTAGAGGCCCGTTTAATTCCTGAGGAGCCTGAATTTACCCTAGAGCAAGTCCTAGATGAAGATTGGCTCCCCTGGCAGCCCGCATAG
- a CDS encoding DUF427 domain-containing protein, protein MPEPQPIPPQPGQESVWDYPRPPRLEPTTKHIQVICNGVTVADTRRAYRVLETSHPPVYYIPLDDINQTYLLPSPRTTFCEWKGEGRYYTLAIGNIQLPNVAWYYSDPTPAFSDIKNYVAFYAAPMDGCYVDGEKVTPQPGSFYGGWITQDIVGPFKGEPGSWGW, encoded by the coding sequence ATGCCAGAGCCACAGCCAATTCCACCGCAACCTGGGCAAGAGTCTGTTTGGGACTATCCCCGTCCTCCAAGGTTGGAGCCCACGACGAAGCATATTCAGGTGATTTGTAACGGAGTGACTGTGGCGGATACTCGCAGGGCGTATCGGGTGCTGGAAACGAGCCATCCCCCGGTGTATTACATCCCGTTAGACGATATTAACCAGACGTACCTGTTGCCTTCTCCGAGGACAACGTTTTGTGAATGGAAAGGCGAAGGTCGTTACTACACGTTAGCGATCGGCAATATCCAACTGCCCAACGTCGCTTGGTATTATTCTGACCCGACACCTGCCTTTTCTGATATCAAAAACTATGTGGCGTTCTATGCGGCTCCGATGGATGGTTGCTATGTGGATGGCGAGAAGGTGACGCCACAACCGGGGAGTTTCTATGGGGGTTGGATTACCCAGGATATCGTGGGGCCGTTTAAGGGGGAGCCGGGATCGTGGGGTTGGTAG